The Streptomyces luteogriseus genome includes a window with the following:
- a CDS encoding cystathionine beta-synthase: MQFHDSMISLVGNTPLVKLNSVTKGIRATVLAKVEYFNPGGSVKDRIALRMIEAAEESGALKPGGTIVEPTSGNTGVGLAIVAQQKGYKCIFVCPDKVSTDKINVLRAYGAEVVVCPTAVDPEHPDSYYNVSDRLVRETPGAWKPDQYSNPNNPLSHYHSTGPELWEQTEGKLTHFVAGVGTGGTISGTGRYLKEISGGSVKVVGADPEGSVYSGGSGRPYLVEGVGEDFWPTAYDRTVADEIVAVSDKDSFQMTRRLAKEEGLLVGGSCGMAVVAALEVAERLGPDDVVVVLLPDSGRGYLSKIFNDEWMADYGFLEDTGPSARVADVLNDKEGDRMPSLVHMHPEETVGQAIDVLREYGVSQMPVVKPGAGHPDVMAAEVVGSVVERELLDALFSKSASLEDPLEKHMSGPLPQVGSGEPLADLMAVLGKADAAIVLVEGKPTGVVSRQDLLSFLARTGK, from the coding sequence GTGCAGTTCCACGACTCGATGATCAGCCTCGTCGGCAACACCCCGCTGGTGAAGCTCAACAGCGTGACCAAGGGCATCAGGGCGACCGTCCTGGCCAAGGTGGAGTACTTCAATCCCGGCGGCTCGGTGAAGGACCGCATCGCCCTGCGCATGATCGAGGCGGCCGAGGAGAGCGGCGCTCTCAAGCCCGGCGGCACGATCGTCGAGCCGACCAGCGGCAACACCGGCGTCGGGCTCGCCATCGTGGCGCAGCAGAAGGGGTACAAGTGCATCTTCGTGTGCCCCGACAAGGTGAGCACCGACAAGATCAACGTGCTGCGCGCGTACGGCGCCGAGGTCGTGGTGTGCCCGACCGCCGTGGACCCCGAGCACCCGGACTCGTACTACAACGTCTCCGACCGGCTGGTCCGTGAGACGCCGGGGGCCTGGAAGCCCGACCAGTACTCCAACCCCAACAACCCGCTCTCCCACTACCACTCGACCGGCCCCGAGCTGTGGGAGCAGACGGAGGGGAAGCTCACCCACTTCGTGGCGGGCGTGGGCACCGGCGGCACCATCTCCGGAACCGGCCGCTACCTGAAGGAGATCAGCGGCGGCTCGGTGAAGGTCGTCGGCGCGGACCCCGAGGGCTCCGTCTACTCCGGCGGCTCCGGCCGGCCCTACCTCGTCGAGGGCGTCGGTGAGGACTTCTGGCCGACCGCCTACGACCGGACCGTCGCGGACGAGATCGTCGCCGTGTCCGACAAGGACTCGTTCCAGATGACCCGCCGCCTCGCCAAGGAGGAGGGCCTGCTCGTCGGCGGCTCCTGCGGCATGGCCGTCGTGGCCGCGCTGGAGGTCGCCGAGCGGCTCGGGCCGGACGACGTCGTGGTGGTCCTGCTGCCGGACAGCGGCCGCGGCTACCTCAGCAAGATCTTCAACGATGAGTGGATGGCCGACTACGGCTTCCTGGAGGACACCGGCCCCAGCGCCCGCGTGGCCGACGTCCTGAACGACAAGGAGGGCGACCGCATGCCCTCCCTCGTCCACATGCACCCGGAGGAGACCGTCGGACAGGCCATCGACGTGCTGCGCGAGTACGGCGTCTCGCAGATGCCGGTCGTCAAGCCGGGCGCCGGCCACCCGGACGTGATGGCGGCCGAGGTCGTCGGCTCGGTCGTGGAACGCGAGCTGCTGGACGCGCTGTTCAGCAAGAGCGCTTCGCTCGAGGACCCGCTGGAGAAGCACATGTCCGGCCCGCTTCCCCAGGTCGGCTCCGGCGAACCGCTCGCGGACCTGATGGCCGTGCTGGGCAAGGCGGACGCGGCGATCGTCCTCGTCGAGGGCAAGCCGACCGGTGTGGTCAGCCGGCAGGACCTGCTGTCCTTCCTCGCCCGCACGGGGAAGTGA
- a CDS encoding acetyl-CoA C-acetyltransferase, with the protein MPEAVIVSAARSPIGRAVKGSLKDLRPDDLTATIVQAALAKVPELDPKDIDDLMLGCGLPGGEQGHNLGRIVAVQMGMDHLPGCTVTRYCSSSLQTSRMALHAIKAGEGDVFISAGVETVSRYAKGSSDGLPDTHNPLFADAEARTEATAQSEGSTWHDPREDGLLPDPYIAMGQTAENLARTKGVTRQDMDEFGVRSQNLAEEAIKNGFWEREITPVTLPDGTVVSKDDGPRAGVTLEGVQGLKPVFRPDGMVTAANCCPLNDGAAALVIMSDTKARELGLTPLARIVSTGVSGLSPEIMGLGPVEASKQALRRAGLGIGDIDLVEINEAFAAQVIPSYRDLGIPLEKLNVNGGAIAVGHPFGMTGARITTTLINSLQFHDKQFGLETMCVGGGQGMAMVIERLS; encoded by the coding sequence ATGCCCGAAGCCGTGATCGTCTCAGCCGCCCGCTCCCCCATCGGCCGCGCCGTCAAGGGCTCCCTCAAGGATCTCCGCCCGGACGACCTGACCGCCACGATCGTCCAGGCCGCCCTGGCCAAGGTCCCCGAGCTGGACCCGAAGGACATCGACGACCTGATGCTCGGCTGCGGCCTGCCCGGCGGCGAGCAGGGCCACAACCTCGGCCGCATCGTGGCCGTGCAGATGGGCATGGACCACCTGCCGGGCTGCACCGTCACCCGGTACTGCTCCTCCTCCCTGCAGACCTCCCGGATGGCCCTGCACGCGATCAAGGCCGGCGAGGGGGACGTCTTCATCTCGGCCGGCGTGGAGACGGTCTCCCGCTACGCGAAGGGCAGCTCCGACGGCCTGCCCGACACGCACAACCCGCTCTTCGCCGACGCCGAGGCCCGGACCGAGGCCACCGCCCAGTCCGAGGGCTCGACCTGGCACGACCCGCGCGAGGACGGCCTGCTGCCCGACCCGTACATCGCGATGGGCCAGACCGCCGAGAACCTGGCCCGCACCAAGGGCGTCACCCGCCAGGACATGGACGAGTTCGGCGTCCGCTCGCAGAACCTCGCCGAGGAAGCCATCAAGAACGGCTTCTGGGAGCGCGAGATCACCCCGGTCACCCTCCCCGACGGCACGGTCGTCTCCAAGGACGACGGCCCCCGCGCCGGCGTCACCCTGGAGGGCGTGCAGGGCCTCAAGCCGGTCTTCCGCCCCGACGGCATGGTCACGGCCGCCAACTGCTGCCCGCTGAACGACGGCGCCGCGGCCCTGGTGATCATGTCCGACACCAAGGCCCGTGAGCTCGGCCTCACCCCGCTCGCCCGGATCGTGTCGACCGGCGTCTCCGGCCTCTCGCCCGAGATCATGGGACTCGGCCCGGTCGAGGCGAGCAAGCAGGCCCTGCGGCGCGCCGGGCTGGGCATCGGCGACATCGACCTGGTCGAGATCAACGAGGCGTTCGCCGCCCAGGTGATCCCCTCCTACCGAGACCTGGGCATCCCGCTGGAGAAGCTGAACGTCAACGGCGGTGCCATCGCCGTCGGCCACCCCTTCGGCATGACCGGCGCCCGCATCACCACCACGCTCATCAATTCCCTCCAGTTCCATGACAAGCAGTTCGGTCTGGAGACGATGTGCGTCGGCGGCGGCCAGGGCATGGCCATGGTCATCGAGCGCCTC
- a CDS encoding helix-turn-helix transcriptional regulator: MDGELGDFLRSRRARIQPEEVGLPSYGRRRVPGLRREEVAQLAGVSVDYYVRLEQGRGPGAPSRTRSGGVSDAVLDAIARMLRLDEAEHAYLRAVARPRRQDGHGPATPRVRPGVQLLLDGMDRNPAYVLDHRMDVLAWNPLADAVLGFSGTGDLSLPRRLFLDPVSRELYPDWAEVTAQMVSHLRLQAGHHPGDPATGELVAELARASEEFRRLWGDHLVKPCDHGVKLLRHPVAGLLTLPYETLTVPAAPDQTIVVYTPEPGSETAERLALLGSWATSHTG; the protein is encoded by the coding sequence ATGGACGGAGAACTGGGAGACTTCCTGCGCTCGCGCCGTGCCCGCATCCAGCCGGAGGAGGTGGGGCTGCCGTCGTACGGCCGCCGTCGCGTCCCGGGCCTGCGCCGCGAGGAGGTCGCGCAGCTGGCCGGGGTGAGCGTCGACTACTACGTCCGCCTCGAACAGGGCAGGGGGCCCGGGGCTCCCTCCCGGACCAGGTCCGGGGGTGTCTCGGACGCCGTGCTGGACGCGATCGCCCGGATGCTGCGGCTGGACGAGGCCGAGCACGCGTATCTGCGGGCGGTCGCCCGGCCGCGCCGGCAGGACGGGCACGGGCCGGCCACTCCCCGGGTGCGCCCGGGTGTGCAGCTGCTCCTGGACGGCATGGACCGCAATCCCGCATATGTCCTGGACCACCGCATGGACGTCCTGGCCTGGAACCCCCTCGCCGACGCCGTGCTCGGCTTCAGCGGCACGGGCGACCTCAGCCTGCCGCGCCGCCTCTTCCTCGACCCCGTCTCGCGGGAGCTCTACCCGGACTGGGCCGAGGTGACCGCCCAGATGGTGTCGCATCTGCGCCTGCAGGCGGGCCACCATCCCGGCGACCCCGCCACGGGGGAACTCGTCGCCGAACTCGCCCGGGCCAGCGAGGAGTTCCGCCGGCTGTGGGGGGACCACCTGGTCAAGCCCTGCGACCACGGCGTGAAACTCCTGCGGCACCCGGTCGCGGGCCTGCTGACCCTCCCCTACGAGACCCTCACGGTCCCGGCGGCGCCGGACCAGACGATCGTGGTGTACACGCCCGAACCGGGCTCGGAGACGGCGGAGCGCCTGGCGCTGCTGGGGAGCTGGGCGACGAGCCACACGGGCTGA
- a CDS encoding SGNH/GDSL hydrolase family protein: MTSMSRARVARRIAAGAAYGGGGVGLAGAAAVGLVLAEVQLARRRVGNGTSPHVPHADGLYGRTYAGPAVAPLRLTMLGDSTAAGQGVHRGGQTPGALLASGLAALAERPVELRTVATPGACSDDLDRQVALVLADPDPVPDICVIMVGANDVTHRMPPTRSVRHLASAVRRLRTAGAEVVVGTCPDLGTIEPVRQPLRWLARRASRQLAAAQTIGVVEQGGRTVSLGDLLGPEFAENPRELFGPDSYHPSAEGYATAAMAVLPSVCASLGLWPAEEERPDASRREGFLPVARAAAEAASEAGTEVAAAMPSGPRGPWALLKRRRRRRVPEQEPAPASPSS; this comes from the coding sequence ATGACGAGCATGTCGAGGGCGAGGGTGGCCCGGCGGATCGCCGCCGGCGCGGCGTACGGCGGCGGCGGGGTCGGGCTGGCCGGGGCGGCGGCGGTCGGGCTGGTGCTGGCCGAGGTGCAGTTGGCGCGGCGCCGGGTGGGCAACGGCACGTCTCCTCATGTGCCGCACGCGGACGGGCTGTACGGCCGTACGTACGCCGGTCCGGCCGTGGCACCGCTGAGGCTGACCATGCTGGGCGACTCCACGGCCGCGGGCCAGGGCGTACACCGGGGCGGGCAGACACCGGGAGCGCTGCTGGCGTCGGGGCTCGCGGCGCTGGCCGAGCGGCCGGTGGAGCTGCGCACGGTGGCGACTCCCGGGGCGTGCTCGGACGACCTGGACCGCCAGGTGGCGCTGGTGCTGGCCGATCCCGACCCCGTGCCCGACATCTGCGTGATCATGGTCGGGGCGAACGACGTCACCCACCGCATGCCCCCGACCCGCTCGGTCCGCCATCTCGCCTCGGCGGTCCGGCGGCTGCGCACGGCCGGTGCGGAGGTCGTGGTCGGCACCTGCCCCGACCTCGGCACGATCGAGCCGGTGCGGCAGCCTTTGCGCTGGCTGGCCCGGCGGGCGTCACGCCAGCTGGCGGCCGCCCAGACGATCGGAGTCGTCGAACAGGGCGGCCGCACGGTGTCGCTGGGCGACCTGCTGGGCCCCGAGTTCGCCGAGAATCCGCGCGAGCTGTTCGGCCCGGACAGCTACCACCCCTCCGCCGAGGGCTACGCGACGGCTGCGATGGCGGTCCTGCCGAGCGTCTGCGCCTCCCTGGGCCTGTGGCCCGCCGAGGAGGAGCGCCCGGACGCCTCCCGCCGCGAGGGCTTCCTGCCGGTGGCGCGGGCGGCGGCGGAGGCCGCCTCGGAGGCGGGCACGGAGGTCGCGGCGGCGATGCCCAGCGGGCCGCGCGGACCATGGGCCCTGCTGAAGCGCCGGCGGCGTCGGCGGGTACCCGAGCAGGAACCGGCCCCCGCCAGTCCTTCGAGCTGA